A region from the Leptolyngbya sp. 'hensonii' genome encodes:
- a CDS encoding response regulator: MADEKSLQDLQALIQRSVAQMEPAHQKLVLMLQPARFQGQVWEAALLSQGVSVIWEPGYLDPTQLLDQMKQQQLNLPDCLLIETEVLGSNPYAFCRWSRAQHPEIKVVLISANQQEISLPEHHWAVYQGAQDLLPGFSPEALIPDIMASISRLLTILNWRPLQQSELETALLPLLPQKPQSEPAALEAAAASVISPRAATLLPADSLNLSRTNPRSDPPAATEPEKPAKPPRKRTYRGVTY, encoded by the coding sequence ATGGCTGACGAAAAGTCTTTGCAGGATCTCCAAGCCCTGATCCAGCGATCTGTAGCCCAGATGGAACCAGCCCATCAAAAGCTGGTCTTAATGTTGCAACCTGCCAGGTTTCAGGGACAGGTTTGGGAAGCCGCTCTCCTGTCTCAAGGGGTCTCAGTCATTTGGGAGCCGGGTTATCTGGACCCAACCCAACTTCTGGATCAGATGAAACAGCAACAACTGAATTTGCCAGATTGTCTCTTAATCGAGACGGAAGTGCTGGGTTCCAATCCCTATGCTTTTTGTCGGTGGTCTCGGGCACAGCATCCAGAAATCAAAGTGGTGCTGATCAGTGCTAACCAGCAAGAAATTTCCTTGCCGGAACATCACTGGGCGGTCTATCAGGGGGCTCAAGATTTGCTCCCTGGCTTCTCGCCAGAAGCACTTATACCAGACATCATGGCTTCTATCAGTCGCCTCCTGACTATTCTTAACTGGCGACCACTACAGCAGTCTGAGCTGGAAACTGCATTGCTCCCCCTGTTACCCCAAAAACCGCAGTCTGAGCCTGCCGCTCTTGAGGCTGCTGCTGCTTCAGTCATATCTCCCAGGGCCGCGACGCTGCTTCCGGCTGACTCCCTGAATTTGAGCAGAACCAATCCAAGATCGGACCCTCCAGCCGCTACAGAACCTGAAAAACCGGCTAAACCTCCCAGGAAGAGAACCTACCGGGGCGTCACGTATTAA
- a CDS encoding protein phosphatase 2C domain-containing protein: MSNSQPLIRCPNPECPSPLAPIGLSSCPTCQTRLPYRYFWACGSTATQVPAGEVVAERYYVVAPQIWLDTEPGEQALIPTPLPEAITPYLQLYPQRLHVPEVFGFCRLKAANVLLLENIPLDSKGILLPSLAQVWRQTPPIRQVYWLWQVLQLWFPLAQLGVAGSLLVHENIRVEGWRIRLNQLYVDPIHPETPCAAEPPEAPYFFEESASMEDEDEETEADNTLGLSPLTESGSIDLLPTYSGDYPAKLQGLAQSWLPLLAEAQPTVATQLREICHQMQALEETELGLQSIGAQLNHLLLEQAAQLPLQLQVSALSDPGPQRSHNEDTCYPALQDLQNSTIDAEGQLLPYLTMVCDGIGGHEGGEVASQLAVQALKLQMQALLTEATEADHPLPPDLVIGQIQAAIRVVNNLIAAQNNVQGREAKQRMGTTLVMALQLPQKLRLASGALFNNSHELYLAHVGDSRAYWINAHQCTLLTVDDDVAAREVKLGRGLYRDALQRHDSGALTQALGTRDAEFLHPTVQRFILEEDGLLLLCSDGLSDNGRIEESWATYAKPVLEGKLPLEWAVQSLVELGNQKNGYDNTTVVMTYCRVSPTYLRGVDEGQSKLAPDNREVPLSDASRALLYGEMTEAEEALTTPELEQPRARTYILLGLLAIVLVSGAVGLAAWWQQNRLPPDSTQPPPTQISP, translated from the coding sequence ATGAGCAATTCTCAGCCACTGATTCGCTGCCCTAATCCGGAGTGCCCCAGTCCTCTGGCTCCCATCGGCCTCAGTAGCTGTCCTACCTGCCAGACCAGACTTCCCTATCGTTATTTTTGGGCCTGCGGTTCCACAGCAACTCAGGTGCCTGCAGGTGAGGTTGTGGCAGAACGCTATTACGTGGTTGCTCCCCAGATCTGGCTGGATACCGAACCCGGAGAACAAGCACTTATCCCCACCCCATTACCTGAGGCGATCACCCCCTATTTACAACTTTATCCCCAGCGATTACACGTCCCCGAAGTGTTTGGCTTCTGCAGATTAAAAGCTGCAAATGTCTTACTGCTGGAAAATATTCCCCTGGATAGCAAGGGCATCCTGTTACCCTCCTTGGCCCAAGTTTGGCGGCAAACCCCACCCATCCGACAGGTCTACTGGCTCTGGCAAGTTCTGCAGCTCTGGTTCCCCCTGGCCCAATTGGGTGTGGCGGGCAGTTTACTGGTTCACGAAAATATCAGAGTTGAAGGCTGGCGGATCCGGTTGAATCAACTCTATGTAGACCCCATCCATCCCGAAACACCCTGTGCCGCCGAGCCGCCCGAGGCCCCATATTTTTTTGAAGAGAGTGCCTCCATGGAGGATGAGGATGAAGAAACTGAAGCGGATAACACGTTGGGGCTCTCTCCCCTAACCGAGTCAGGGTCGATCGACTTGTTGCCAACCTACTCCGGTGACTATCCTGCCAAACTGCAGGGTCTGGCCCAATCCTGGCTTCCCCTGCTGGCAGAAGCCCAGCCTACTGTTGCCACCCAGCTCCGTGAAATTTGTCACCAGATGCAGGCTCTAGAAGAGACAGAGTTAGGGTTGCAGTCGATCGGGGCTCAGTTGAATCATCTACTCCTGGAACAGGCTGCTCAACTTCCCCTACAATTGCAGGTTTCAGCCCTTTCCGACCCTGGTCCTCAGCGGTCCCACAATGAAGATACGTGCTATCCCGCACTGCAGGACTTACAGAATTCTACGATCGACGCTGAAGGTCAATTGCTCCCCTATCTGACCATGGTCTGCGATGGCATTGGCGGCCATGAGGGGGGAGAAGTGGCCAGCCAGTTGGCTGTGCAGGCGCTCAAGCTTCAGATGCAGGCCCTGTTGACAGAAGCAACTGAAGCGGATCATCCTCTCCCTCCCGATCTGGTCATCGGTCAGATCCAGGCCGCTATTCGGGTAGTCAATAACCTGATCGCGGCTCAAAACAATGTCCAGGGCCGGGAAGCCAAGCAACGAATGGGGACAACCCTGGTTATGGCTCTACAATTGCCGCAGAAGTTGCGTCTGGCTTCTGGGGCCTTATTCAATAACTCCCATGAGCTTTATCTGGCCCATGTCGGAGATAGCCGTGCCTACTGGATTAATGCCCATCAGTGCACCCTTCTGACCGTCGATGATGATGTTGCAGCCAGAGAAGTCAAGCTAGGGCGGGGACTCTATCGCGATGCGTTACAGCGGCATGATTCGGGAGCCCTGACCCAGGCCTTAGGGACTCGGGATGCCGAGTTTTTACATCCAACTGTGCAACGATTCATCCTGGAAGAAGATGGGTTATTGTTACTCTGCTCCGATGGCCTGAGCGACAATGGCCGGATTGAAGAATCCTGGGCCACCTACGCCAAACCGGTCCTGGAAGGTAAATTACCTCTGGAATGGGCCGTTCAGTCTCTAGTGGAATTGGGCAATCAGAAAAACGGGTATGACAACACTACGGTGGTGATGACCTATTGCCGAGTCTCTCCAACCTATCTGCGGGGAGTCGATGAGGGGCAGTCAAAGCTGGCCCCTGACAATCGAGAAGTCCCTCTGTCCGACGCCTCCAGGGCTTTACTCTACGGCGAAATGACCGAGGCAGAAGAAGCCCTGACAACGCCAGAATTGGAACAGCCTCGGGCCAGGACCTATATTCTGTTAGGTTTATTGGCGATCGTCCTCGTTAGCGGGGCCGTGGGTTTGGCAGCCTGGTGGCAACAAAATCGCCTCCCGCCTGATTCAACCCAGCCCCCACCCACCCAGATTTCTCCCTGA
- the groES gene encoding co-chaperone GroES produces MAAVSLSVSTVKPLGDRVFVKVSASEEKTAGGILLPDTAKEKPQVGEIAAVGPGRRNDDGTRQELEVKVGDKVLYSKYAGTDIKLGTDEYVLLSEKDILAVVA; encoded by the coding sequence ATGGCAGCTGTTTCTCTGAGCGTTTCGACCGTTAAACCCCTGGGCGATCGCGTTTTCGTCAAGGTCAGTGCTTCGGAGGAGAAGACCGCTGGTGGCATTCTCCTGCCCGATACTGCCAAAGAAAAGCCCCAGGTTGGCGAAATCGCCGCTGTAGGCCCTGGCAGACGCAATGATGATGGCACTCGTCAGGAGCTGGAAGTCAAAGTTGGCGATAAAGTTCTTTACTCCAAGTACGCTGGCACGGATATTAAGCTCGGCACTGATGAGTACGTCCTGTTGTCCGAGAAGGACATTCTGGCTGTAGTTGCTTAA